Proteins co-encoded in one Rattus rattus isolate New Zealand chromosome 5, Rrattus_CSIRO_v1, whole genome shotgun sequence genomic window:
- the LOC116900488 gene encoding olfactory receptor 4X1-like → MAAASNVTEIIFLGLSQSQHVQKVIFVMFLLMYTAIVLGNGLIVVTVMASKGLSSPMYFFLSYLSLVEVCYCSVTAPKLILDSLLKKKVISLQGCITQIFFLHFFGGTEIFLLTVMAYDRYVAICKPLHYVTIMNQRVCGLLVGAAWSGGLLHSAGQTFLIFQLPFCGPNVIDHYFCDVHPVLKLACSDTFLISLLVIINGGSISVISFAVLLASYVVILHSLRSHTAEGRYRALSTCASHLAVVGLFFIPCSFVYMRPCITLPVDKVVAVFYTVVTPLLNPIIYSFRNTEVKNAMRRLVGRKVTWEEK, encoded by the coding sequence ATGGCAGCTGCAAGCAATGttacagaaataattttcttgggATTATCCCAGAGCCAGCATGTGCAGAAGGTCATTTTTGTGATGTTTCTCCTGATGTACACAGCCATTGTGTTGGGCAATGGCCTTATTGTGGTGACTGTCATGGCCAGCAAAGGGCTCTCTTCCCCCATGTATTTTTTCCTCAGCTACTTGTCATTGGTAGAAGTTTGCTACTGTTCTGTCACAGCCCCTAAACTCATCTTAGACTCTTTGCTCAAGAAGAAAGTAATTTCCCTCCAGGGTTGCATcacacaaatatttttccttcatttctttggtGGCACTGAAATCTTCCTTCTGacagtgatggcctatgaccgctatgtggccatctgcaagccCTTGCACTATGTCACTATCATGAACCAAAGAGTGTGTGGCCTCCTGGTTGGAGCAGCATGGAGTGGGGGTTTGCTGCATTCTGCTGGACAAACTTTCCTCATTTTCCAGCTGCCGTTTTGTGGTCCCAACGTCATTGACCACTACTTCTGCGATGTCCACCCAGTGTTGAAGCTGGCTTGCTCAGACACCTTCCTGATTAGCCTGCTAGTCATCATCAATGGTGGTTCCATCTCAGTGATCAGCTTTGCAGTGCTGTTAGCTTCTTATGTGGTCATTCTGCATTCTCTGAGGAGCCACACAGCAGAAGGACGGTATAGGGCACTATCTACTTGTGCCTCTCACCTGGCTGTGGTGGGTCTGTTTTTTATACCCTGCTCTTTtgtctacatgagaccctgtattACTCTCCCTGTGGACAAGGTTGTGGCTGTGTTTTATACAGTTGTCACACCTCTCTTGAACCCCATTATTTACTCTTTCAGAAATACTGAGGTAAAAAATGCCATGAGAAGACTTGTGGGGAGGAAGGTGACTtgggaagagaaatag